In a single window of the Elaeis guineensis isolate ETL-2024a chromosome 6, EG11, whole genome shotgun sequence genome:
- the LOC105032299 gene encoding pentatricopeptide repeat-containing protein At4g13650, translating to MPLSPSSLPLMPPTPSSLLGSFSQPSVSLFPRVISSQKLSASHHRLLKLLVGRAGGLIASFSRYGHSSVCQALEESSDGELEATLVEGMPKSDAFFLLNLMEERGVRADCSTYASLLDDCLSSGSLAGAKRIHGKILKLGFDRESHLCNRLIDAYLAAGEFSDAVRMFDDMAHRTVASWNSMIMGLSRRKEHHNVLALFARMMRECRDPNPVAFANALRACNGNNRYWPFVQQIHAKIIRYGFGCDFLVGNPLIDLYAKNGYVDLARLVFEELYSKDNVSWVAMVSGFSQNGLGEEALHLYSQMHRSGIIPTPYVLSSVLSACTKTDNFEHGKQIHAQVIKQGFSSETFVGNALVTLYSRCGSLRRAEEIFSDMPHHDGVTYNTLISGHAQNGNSENAIEIFKEMQLSGFKPDSVTIASLLTACASIGDIRKGKQLHSYVFKSGLSSEYIIEGSLLDLYVKCAAIETAHEFFNTTDRENVVLWNVMLVAYGQMGNLGKSFDLFYEMQVEGVQPNQFTYPSILRTCTYVGALDLGEQIHTLTIKTGFELNVYVSSVLIDMYSKCGQLKSARAILERITEKDVVSWTAMIAGYAQHELYVEALRTFEEMQIHGIQPDNIGLASAISACAGIKAIEQGLQIHAQACISGYSTDISVGNALINLYAKCGRIEEAYSAFETVEVKDEISWNGLISGFAQSGHCEEALKVFVQMDRAGVKSNSFTFGSVVSASANMADIKQGKQIHARIIKTGYDSEIEVNNALVSLYAKCGSIEDAKMGFFGMSERNEVSWNAMITGCSQHGCGREALKLFEKMKQEDLKPNYVTFIGVLAACSHVGLVNEGLDYFYSMSEEHGIVPRPEHYACVVDILGRAGQLDHAREFIEEMPVVPDSMVWRTLLSACTVHKNIHTGELAAQHLLELEPHDSATYVLLSNLYAVAGKWNHRDQVRQMMKDRGVKKEPGRSWIEVKNEVHAFFVGDRLHPLADMIYEFLKDLNKRAVEIGYRQDRYYLLHDIEQEQKNPTAYIHSEKLAVAFGLLTLSDEVPLRVFKNLRVCNDCHIWMKYVSRISGRTIILRDAYRFHHFEGGSCSCADYW from the exons ATGCCTCTCAGTCCATCCTCATTACCGTTGATGCCCCCTACACCATCTTCCCTCCTTGGGTCTTTCTCCCAGCCCTCCGTTTCGCTCTTCCCAAGAGTAATTTCTTCACAAAAGTTGTCAGCATCCCACCACAGGCTCCTTAAG TTGCTTGTCGGGCGAGCCGGTGGACTTATTGCTAGCTTTTCCCGGTATGGACACTCTTCGGTTTGCCAAGCACTTGAGGAGTCCTCTGATGGAGAACTTGAAGCCACCCTGGTAGAAGGAATGCCAAAAAGCGATGCCTTTTTCCTTCTTAACTTGATGGAAGAACGCGGTGTTCGTGCTGACTGTAGTACTTATGCTTCTCTCCTGGATGATTGTTTGAGTTCGGGCTCGCTCGCTGGTGCTAAGAGGATTCATGGGAAGATTCTGAAATTGGGTTTTGATAGAGAGAGCCATTTGTGCAATCGGCTGATTGATGCTTATCTTGCTGCTGGCGAATTTTCTGATGCAGTTAGAATGTTTGATGATATGGCTCATCGAACTGTTGCTTCATGGAATAGTATGATTATGGGGCTTTCTCGGAGGAAGGAACATCACAACGTTTTGGCTCTTTTTGCGAGAATGAtgagagagtgtagggatcctaATCCTGTTGCCTTTGCCAATGCCCTGCGAGCATGCAATGGAAATAATCGTTATTGGCCTTTTGTTCAACAGATTCATGCTAAGATAATCAGGTATGGATTTGGTTGTGATTTCCTTGTTGGCAATCCGCTGATTGATTTATATGCCAAAAATGGGTACGTAGATCTGGCTAGATTGGTCTTTGAAGAGTTGTATTCAAAGGACAATGTTTCATGGGTTGCCATGGTGTCTGGTTTTTCTCAAAATGGTCTTGGGGAAGAAGCTCTGCATCTTTACAGCCAGATGCACCGATCTGGAATCATCCCTACTCCATATGTTCTATCCAGTGTCCTCAGTGCCTGCACCAAAACAGATAATTTTGAGCATGGAAAGCAGATCCATGCCCAAGTTATCAAGCAAGGATTTAGCTCTGAAACTTTTGTGGGCAATGCTCTGGTCACCTTGTATTCACGATGCGGAAGTTTAAGAAGGGCAGAAGAAATTTTTAGTGACATGCCCCATCATGATGGTGTAACATATAACACATTGATCTCGGGGCATGCACAGAATGGAAACAGTGAAAATGCAATAGAAATTTTTAAAGAGATGCAACTTTCAGGCTTCAAACCTGACTCTGTGACTATAGCAAGTCTACTAACTGCCTGTGCCTCTATTGGGGATATTAGAAAGGGAAAGCAGCTCCACTCATATGTATTTAAAAGTGGACTTTCTTCAGAATATATTATTGAAGGTTCTCTGCTTGATCTCTATGTTAAATGTGCAGCAATTGAAACAGCACATGAGTTTTTCAATACAACAGACAGAGAAAATGTTGTGCTTTGGAATGTGATGCTTGTGGCTTATGGTCAAATGGGTAATCTAGGAAAATCATTTGATCTGTTCTATGAAATGCAAGTGGAGGGTGTGCAACCTAATCAATTTACATATCCAAGTATTCTTAGAACTTGTACTTATGTGGGAGCTCTTGATCTTGGAGAGCAGATTCATACCTTGACCATAAAGACTGGCTTTGAGCTTAATGTCTATGTCAGTAGTGTTCTGATTGATATGTACTCTAAATGTGGACAGCTGAAGAGCGCTAGGGCAATTCTTGAAAGAATCACAGAGAAAGATGTGGTCTCATGGACTGCCATGATTGCTGGATATGCACAGCATGAGCTTTATGTAGAAGCTCTGAGAACTTTTGAAGAAATGCAAATTCATGGAATACAGCCAGATAATATAGGATTAGCCAGTGCTATTAGTGCATGTGCTGGAATCAAAGCAATTGAACAGGGATTACAGATCCATGCACAGGCTTGTATTTCTGGTTACTCAACAGATATTTCGGTTGGAAATGCACTCATTAACCTTTATGCTAAATGTGGAAGGATTGaggaagcatattctgcatttgAGACTGTTGAGGTTAAGGATGAGATATCATGGAACGGGTTGATATCAGGGTTTGCTCAAAGTGGGCACTGTGAGGAAGCTTTAAAAGTGTTTGTACAGATGGACAGAGCAGGtgttaaatctaattcatttacatTTGGCTCTGTGGTTAGTGCTTCTGCTAACATGGCAGACATAAAACAAGGGAAGCAGATACATGCAAGGATCATAAAAACTGGTTATGACTCTGAGATAGAGGTCAACAATGCTTTAGTTTCACTATATGCTAAATGTGGGAGCATTGAAGATGCAAAGATGGGGTTCTTTGGGATGTCTGAGAGGAATGAGGTGTCATGGAATGCCATGATCACAGGATGTTCCCAACATGGATGTGGCCGAGAAGCACTCAAGCTGTTTGAGAAGATGAAACAAGAGGATTTGAAACCAAACTATGTTACTTTTATAGGTGTTTTAGCTGCTTGTAGTCATGTGGGCTTAGTAAATGAAGGCCTTGACTACTTCTACTCCATGAGTGAGGAGCATGGTATTGTTCCAAGACCAGAACATTATGCTTGTGTTGTGGATATTCTTGGACGAGCTGGACAATTGGATCATGCAAGAGAATTCATAGAGGAGATGCCTGTTGTCCCTGATTCTATGGTTTGGAGAACCCTTCTCAGTGCTTGTACAGTTCACAAGAACATACACACCGGAGAGCTTGCAGCTCAGCATCTTCTGGAGCTGGAGCCACATGATTCAGCGACTTATGTTCTCCTATCTAACTTATATGCTGTGGCTGGGAAATGGAATCACAGAGATCAGGTGAGGCAGATGATGAAAGATAGAGGAGTGAAAAAGGAGCCAGGTCGTAGCTGGATTGAGGTGAAGAATGAGGTTCATGCATTCTTTGTTGGCGATCGATTGCACCCATTAGCAGACATGATATATGAGTTCTTGAAAGATTTGAACAAAAGGGCAGTTGAGATAGGGTACAGGCAAGATAGATATTACCTTTTACATGACATTGAGCAAGAGCAGAAAAATCCCACTGCATACATTCACAGTGAGAAACTTGCTGTTGCTTTTGGGCTCCTAACTTTGTCTGATGAGGTGCCCCTCCGAGTGTTTAAGAACCTTCGTGTCTGTAATGACTGCCACATTTGGATGAAATATGTTTCGAGAATATCTGGACGGACAATTATACTAAGAGATGCCTACCGTTTTCATCATTTTGAAGGAGGCAGTTGTTCATGTGCAGATTATTGGTGA